The window AAACCACGCCACCAACGATAGCACCAATACGGCTCGAAttctacaacaaaaacagaaacaagacgGTTGACCTACAATCACACATGTACTACAGTCTAATGTCTTTCTATTTTATCCCTCTCGTTCATCCGTTTCCTCTCCCATCTATTCAAATTTGTTTCCTTCACCAATCTCTTTCTCGTTCTGGCACGAGTCCGTCCGTTTGCCCTTGACTTTTGATGTCTCACCCCTAGAGTGACTCTGACGGGTCTTTCCTGCTCCGAGACAAGCGTACAGTTAGCCAAACTCTAGTTGACCTCTCCTTATATGATACAATAGCATAATGCGTGCAAAACGAAACACACAACGCAAAAACGCAAAAACCCAAGAAACCGGCAAAATCACCGCATCAGTCGAACTCGCTTCGGTTGCTCTTCAAGTCCCGGATATTACTACTATCAACACTAGAGTCCCGGATGACGATACTATAACTACATTTTACGTTTTGTATATCTATAACTACCTTTACTTACtttctttttgttttatttattttattctttCTTTCATTTTTCTTCCCGTCGATTTCTTTTCTTACTCTCTCTTTGTTTACATTATCTCATCTACAGTCAATATTTCTTTTTCTCGTTATTTCTCCTTTGACAAAAATCCTTTCCCTCAAACTGTGTGCTTACATACAAGCAATCGATGCATGCACTACGTGTGTCACACAGCTTAGCTCTTCTTCACGTCCACAGACTCACTTGCTACAAAAAGTGACGACACCCACAACCATCAGACTTACCGATCCGCCGTCGTCCGACTGcacaaaatcaaataatgTCAACAACGTTGTCAACGCAAATGCCAAGCATGTATACCAATGTTTTACCTTGGAAGCGTTTGCGTTGTAGACAAACTAATAAGCAAGTAAACCAACAGAGAATGATGGTTAGTTAGGTCGTTTAGTGAGCAGGAATTCGACTCTTACTGAAGGTGTATAGCAGCCCATCTTTGGATCGCACTCCTGATCTTGACCGCAATTGCAGGTGAAAGAGCATTGATCGCCGAACGTATTCTCGCTACAGTTTGCTACACATCACAGCAATATCATACAGACAGTACTACAACACAACTATACTAAAAGTATTCAATATTAATACTATAGTAAagatttaatattaaattttattcaGCAATCGTCTGTTTCAGATTTTTTCATTCCTCTCTGCACGGCAAACGTATATCTCTCTATTTCGGTAACATACTAACATTCTCCAGTTAGATAAATACCGTAAGCTCTATTTCTAAACTGACAATTTTATAAATGCgttttataaatttataaattttatagaACAAGAAATATGCTTGATGCGCATTTGAGGAAGTTGGTacgcagatttcagacaaCGGGATGCATTCTATTATGTTCATTCTTGTCTACCAGGAAGGACCACTAGACTGATAAACTCTGGCTACAAGTGCAACCAGTCGCTCATTAGACCACTGATTATATAAGAGCTGCTCTACTACAGGAAATGTTTTTAGCTGTTGGTCAGTCGATTCTACAAAataattggataatgaccattgctccacccattcCATCAGAATATTGCTTTGATATGCAAAGTTTACTCTTTGTTTCCTTTGAATGAAGAGCTTAGATAACATAATAAACttaaataattcattaatataTGAGAGCCAGATATATTATAATCATACTACAGTGTTTAGATAAACAAATGTAGTGCATGTATACAAATGACAAACCAGATCGCGAATGCCTACAGCAGTAACACAACAGTACACGTAATGTGTTCTTGAATTTTGTGTTTTCGTGAACTGAATAGTTATGGtcaacacaattaattacCAACTCTAGCCACACCTTTTAGAGCGAGCTAAATATGCACATATAGATGAAGACGGATGTTTGAAAAGGCTAGAAAAATCCTGCAACATTGATATAAACTCAGACCTTGCAATAATGTACGACCAAATTGATAAATTTAACGTTCAGCTAGTAAACGAACTTTCTAATAAAAATATCGACGGAGTGCTTGACTAAGCAAAGAGCTAATTGTGTCCCGTCTTAACTTAATTGTTCAAATTGAACTACCCATATGAAATATTTTCACATAAGACTTACTCTATTGTTTATGCATCAAGTTGATATCGACTGAGCCTATAACTAAACAGATTAGAACAAAGAGCTTTGTTTGTAACTTTTGTGTGCTAATCCTATGACAAAGTTTATACTCAATTTGAAACGGTTTTGtaacaaagaactgaagccACGGATGCAAAGTGGCATTCGGGatacaaattttgtttgtcagttgtgtAGCAATTGTTTTGCTGGATCTATGACGTCACTGTGTCTTGCAAAGTAAAGAAACACAAGGAAATAGATTCGATTTCTATTCTTGCGTCTCGGTCTCGTGTCTCGGTCTCGCGTCTTGCGTTTCGCGTCTCTCGCTTTTTATATATCAACGTCACTTGTGGAGTAATGTAGCCTCGTAGCACACCGTCGTGCCCAGTTCTCGTATAGCACGACAGCGCGAGAGAATCAGGTACGAGGCTAGAGTAATGAGCCCCGTATTCTTTATTGAAGAGCGTCTAGTTGAGAGCATACGTTTGTCTAATTGTACTTTTACATCCCCGAGACGCATTTCGTGTATCAAATTGTAATAGGCTCCTTGCAAGAGCCTTTTGGCAGAAACTGGAGTGACCCATTCTCTCTTCGTTGTTGTTTTCGACACAACGCAAGCGCTACAAATGTTTTGCAATCAGTAAAACAGCTTCTTCAAAAGACATTGCTATGTATAGCGTGCGTAAAATTGTGTCGTTGCAAGTCACGAGAGGCTAACGCGCTAACCCAGTAACTAAAGACGAAAACTCATTTAATGTAAACGCAAGCTTAATGTGGACAAAAAAATAGTGCAAGGAGACGCAAGATGCAAAGACGAGAACGCAGACACGTAATGTCTTGCatgttttaataaattaatgtaaacCCGGCTTTCGTTTACAGTCAACTTAAGGATTGCTTAGTTGCCCTGTGCAAAAGAAGATGAAGAGGCCATAATCGCCCAGTAGCGCACATCTGAGTCTGCCGCCGAAACGTTTGCAACATTACCCCAACAGCGACAAGCTTGTGTACGATTCCaagtctctttgtctatctgcatgTTCATTAGTCAATCCTCCTTCTTAGATTACTTTGGTTGGTTCTGTACAATGTCTATAAGTTTATTTCATCTGCCCATCAGCAAATGAAAAAATTTACTAATACAAGTTAATTGAGAAAGTCGCCTAAATTTTGGTTTACATGTATGGCTATATCCAGTGCAGCGTGTTGAATGTTTCAAACCTTACCTTCACACATCTTTCCGGTGTAGCCAATCGAGCAGTCGCAGGATCCATTCACGTGATCGCATTCACCATTTACACAGTTGCACACCGACTCACAGCGCCAGCCATAGTATCCAAGCTCGCAGGCTAAACAAACCAGTTCAacacaatcaattaattttgaCCGTTTCCATGACCCAGTAATAGGCCGCACAGTTTTCACACGCATCTCCCGTCCATCCAGGAGGACATTCACATTCTCCATCAGAGGGATGACACGCCAAGTGCATAGCACAATCGCATGAGTTGATACAATTCGGTCCCCATTTAGTCTTGTCACAAGCTGAAATACAAATGTGAATACTAGAGCACTGTGGAACACAAGTGTAAAAGCACTCCGTACAACTTACGAGGAAACTAACGTTCGTCAACAAATAAAATCTTATAGGAACAAACTTAAATGACAATTAGGCAAACATGCAAAGAGGCTAACAAGGAAACAGGTAAGCAGGcaaaaggcaaacagacaaacacagaagcaaagaaacaaacaaaatcaaacaaaaacaaacaaacaaacaaaccgacaaacaagcaaatgtgcaaatatgcaaacaagcaatcaaataaacaagcaagcaggcaAACAGGAAAACAGGCAAAAATGCAAGAAAGCATACAAGTAAACAATCAAACAGGCTAATAGGCTAACAAgtacacatgcaaacagacaaagcaaaGAAGCTAGCAAGCAAATAAGCAAAAAATAacaagaaaagacaaaaaagcaaacaaaaaggCAAGCAAGGAAACTGAAAACAACTAAACAGTTCAACcataaataagcaaacaaataaacaagcaaaaagcaatcacacaaataggcaagcagacaaacaagcaaacaggtcaaaagacaaacattcaaacaggtaaacaagcaaacagaccaAAAGGCGAACCTGCAATTatgtaaacaagcaaacaagcaaactagCAAATAGAAcatcaagcaaacatacaatcAAGCATACAAttaagcaaacaagcaagcaaacagaaaatcaagcaaacaagcaaacaaacaaaaactaaaagaagcaaacaaacatacaaacattcaAGCAGGTGAACTAACAAACAGGCTagcaaagaacaaacaaacaagcaaggaAACCAAAAAtgagcaagcaaacaaacaaataaatactcaaacagacaaacaatcaaatagacaggcaaacaaaccaaaaagcacaaaacaaaaactatcaaacagaaaacaaaaaaacaaatgaactagcataaaaacaaacaaacaacaaccagCCATTTATTAACAACCaataataaatagaataaactACTCCACAATagatacaaagacaaacaaacagcaagacaataacaaacaatatgTATTAATAATTGCAAAGTGAAGCTATAAGATTATCCAACTTACGTAAATCGCATCTGACTCCCATGTATCCATCGTCACAAGAGCAAAGTCCGGTAACAGAATTGCATTCGCCGTACCGACAGTTGCAAGAATTTGCACAACCTTTTCCCCATTTGTTAGAGTCGCAAGCTAAAAGAAACTCGTAACGTCAGTCTGCCGGTACTCTTCGCAAGTGCATGAGGATTTTCTTTGTATGTTTACtctttagtttgtttgtttgtttgcttgctggTTTGCTTGTCTGCTAGTTTGTTTGacttggtttgtttgtctgctggtTAGTtgttctgttggtttgtttgccCGTTTGTTTTTACCGGTTCGTTTACAGGTTTGTTtggttatttgtttgcttgcttgtttttttGCCCATTTCATtgtttggattttgattgtttgtttgtatgtttttgatTATCTTGATTTCCTTGTTTTTGTTTACCTCTCTGCTTTTATGTTGGTTTGCTTCTtgcttttctgttttgtttgcatatttaatttttgtttgcttgttttttcttgtttgcttgtttgtttgcttgtttgtttgttttttgttttgtttttatatttgtttgtttggggttgtttttctgtttgtttggtttcttctttgttggttggtttgttatATAGTATGTGCTTGCCCGTGCGCTCGCTCGCTcactcgcgcgcgcgcgcgcgcgcgcgtgtgtgtgtgtgtgtgtgtgtgtgtgtgtgtgtgtgtgtgtgtgtatgtgagagtgtgtgtgtgtgtgagtgcgcgCGTTTGTtcgtacgtgcgtgcatgcgtgcgtgcgtgcgtgagtgcgtgcgtaTTTGTGTGAATAAACATGCGCGTCTGTGTGCATATTCTAATAATAACTATTATATTATTATCGTCATAAAGACAAACATTTAATCTAAAGTATTCAATAAATAACGCAGTCCAAACCTTCAGTGCACCAAGTCCCCTGCCATCCCGGATCACATACGCACACTCCACTCATCCTGTCACACTCCTCATTGTGCGCGCATCGACATCTAGTCAGACAGTGTTCACCATACCAACCTCGAAGACAAGCTACAATCACATGACATTCACATTCTAAACGCAAGGCACATTAAAATAGTCGCTGCGTTCTCTTACAACGTTGGCATTGCGAATCTGTCCGTCCTGCCGTGCACGTGCATTTGCCAGTGACGCGGTCACAAGTTTCGCCAACTTTACAAGCACATTGCTGCTGACAGTCAATTCCAAAAAAGCCAGTCTTGCAGGCtaatgcaacacaacacacactcacgcaaaatatatatagctatatattaattaatcagtggCAGACTTAGAATTTGCTAGACAAGGGGCACGAACACAAActtgtgggtgtgtttgtacAGTGAGTATGCGCAGTTGCTGGTATTTCAGAAGCATTGTAATAGTCCAAGATGTTCTAGATTTGTAACAATCTGTAAGCTCAGATTTGTAGAGGTACATAACCTTCTGGTTTTACTAAAGTAGGTAAATATGACTCTGCATGATAGACGAATTTACTTAAAAAAATTTTCTCCAAACGAAGAAAGAAGGGCACGTTAGCAACTTTTTACCAGCCCTGTTAACGAGCGCAGGATCTTGCCCGCGTTAGAAAAGCCTGAGGCTACGGTCATGTGCCCATAGTGACGCCTGTATCCgcttatgttaattaaatacacaAACTATGCAAAtacatattttaattaagtaaacacACTTGCATGCTAAAGACATATTATCAAAAGGCATAACTCAATTTTGCATAGAACCAAACAGCTAATAGAAAATAATATTAGCCAACATAATGACAATTAATAAGTAGGCatataataatacaattaaaCCAAAATACATATAACGACATAAACAAATATgcatataataaaataattaatgaataaaataaatttgctaatataaaataaaaataaatataataaataaatattttggtaaataataacaaataatcaaatataataataaataatgtaataaataaaaatgtaaataatacaataaatatattaaatatataatttaataaacataattataaataaaatagtaaatatagtaataaataatacaatgACTGTAACAAATAGATAATATagtaaatataataaataataatacaataagtGTAATGAATAGAAAATTCAACAAAAGAACAACAGGTAAACTaacacaaagaaaaacaaacacagcaaaaCATACGCAAAGAGAGTAAACAAAGAATAAAATTGAAATACCATCAAATCAGGCAAACAGTAAACGAGCTTGCGTAAACACAATTTTTCAATTAACGTTAGACACAGTATTGTAAAGAAAATATGTTAAGCATAATGCAAAGCATCTTGGCAACAAAGTGCCATTGTCCTTACCTTAATAAATATCTACATCAGTGTGAATAAAAAAGTAGACTAGCTGTCAATCTGACAAATAGACTAGCAAACGAACAAAtcgtaaacaaacagactgacaagagaaacagacaaaaaaagaaTAATACATTAACAGATTGGCAAACATATTAAACTATGCAGTGACAATCAAAGTTATAGATATAGCACTTATAAGTAACTAGTAAACATATAAAGAGAAACGCTTATTAAGTCAAATAGAGATTTCAATAAAAATGACTTACGTTGTTGACACAGAACGCCCGTCCAGCCTGGCTTGCACTGACATTTTCCTGTTAGTGGATGACAATCACGTGGAACGATAACGTTTTGACCCTCACACGGAGGACAGCGAGCATTACAGCCGTGACCATAATAACCATGACAatctaaaataatttttttgggTAAACTAAttatttggttgtttgtttgtgtgtgtatgtgtgtgtgtgtgtgtgtgtgtgtgtgtgtgtgtgtgtgtgtgtgtgtgtgtgtgtgtgtgtatgtgtgtgtgtgtgtgtgtgtgtgtttgtgtgtgtgtgtgtgtgtgtgtgtgtgtgtgtgtgtgagtgtgtgtgtgtgtgtgtgtgtgtgtgtgtgtgtgtgtttgtgtgtgtgtgtgtgtgtgtgtgtgtgtgtgtgtgtgtgtgtgtgtgtgtgtgtgtgtgtatgtctctgtgagtgtctgtgtgtacgtgtatttgtgtgtgtgtgtacgtgtatgtttgtttgtgtgtgtttgtgtgtgtgtgtgtgtgtgtgtgtgtgtgtgtgtgtgtgtgtgtgtgcgtgtgtgtgtgtgtgagtgattgtgtgtgtgtgtgtgtgtgtgtgtgtgtgtgtgtgtgtgtgtgtgtgtgtgtgtacgtttgtgtgtacgtgtgtgtcacaatgtgtgtgtgcgtgtgtgagtgtgtgtaaaATTCTGCCCAAAACCATATCAATGCCATTATGTATACAATACCCTGGTCACAGTATTTCCCTTGCTTTCCAGGAGCACAAATACACGAGCCGTCAACTGGGTTGCATTCAGCTGAAGCATCACACCGACATCGTACTAAATACACCAATACAAGTAAAATAGAGAtagtactttaattaacaattaaaaattCACCATAATGTATTGGTAATAAAACATGAATTCATGTACATTGATATTGAGCAAGAATTTAAGAAATACATAGCAAAGTATCATaagtataatatattattatctATTTTGTTATATTTTTATAGCTTATGTCTATCATATTTTGTCTAATCTATGAAACGTAGGATATCTGTATACAACAGCTAAACTTTTTTAATATTTGTTATttgctattattattattgattattgtaatttattataatGTGTGTcctgctcaaccagatcagccTGGTTTGTAAGTTCTCTTGTAAGCGCAGGAGGCAAACCTTGCTTCAAGtccttagaccatcatggctgtctgaACAGAAGACATGAATTTACGTAGAATCCGACTGGACCATGgaagcactgctttctgtaagtgctgcaggttgtgatgatctggaataatgtccagccaaaGCGCAATACCtacgtgcactgtgcccaacactcccaacaccactggagcAGCAAGTGTCCGACACTGTCACATGCGGCTTGCCTCCACACGCAAGTCAttgtattttgtcaacttctcagtctgtttcctggcaatgttgccatcaccaggacagctgatattaataaaaagacaaatgtttgtcttcttaattctgaaacagatgtcaggacgattggcaTCGATCTTGCTATTAGTagcaggcgcggatccagcaTTCAATTTCGTTTAGTGcccaagttaatattaattagatatttgaacctccccaatttaatattaatgagaaatttgaacttgatattgttgctaatattaaatttaaagaaGAACAATACGACTTCATGACAACGAATACTATCAGCAAGAGCCATCCTGTGAAAATGCTTCATCAATAAGGTTTGTAAGTTCCATTCTACGAGGATGCTTCCTAGCAAAGTCATTAATGATAGCTTCATAGTCAATGTCTAAACCATAATGAAAATGCATGAGTGCGAGACCATTAAGGCGGAGTTGGCCAATGGTTGACCGTAGGTAAGTCTTTAGGCGGCGGAGACCACTGATACTTCTCTCACAACTGCATGTTGTGACAGGTATGGTGCACATTAACTTCAGAAGTACGTTGATATTAGGGTAGTATAGGCTACCGAATATCGATGCATGCAATCCACTGATATCTACTAGTAGAGCTGCGAAGTTTCACACTTTCTTAGCAGGTATATACTCGTACCCAAGTACCTGTCAGAAGCACTGAGTTTCCGCCCATTTGTATATCCTATAAGCCCAAGATCATATGGCGGATCGACTGCATCCAGACCATCCAGAGGAGCATGCGATGGTGCTGCAGTTCTCCTTGTCGGGCCTTCAACTTCAGTATCTGGTAAAGTGTCGTTACTTGTGTTTTGAACCTCCAACCGAGGTACTTTAAACCCGAAGAGCTCTAAACTTGACTGCCGCTTAGACATCGCCGCCAAACATCCGGGAAGAACGTCCGGGAAATGGGTGACACACCCCCTAGGGACCTTGGTGCCCGGGCACCTCGGGCCTTATGGTAGATCCGCGCCTGAGTAGGGATGGTTTCATCCCACATCTTAGTGATGAcgtccgtctccacaagcctatcacgATGATGCCGATACCacctgctctccactggaatcCAAAATTGACGACAATGGTGTCGTTATGCCCTTCCATAATGGGCATGTAGGGTCTTTACGCCATCtaggcgcccaccaacccggctgGTAAGCCCAGcaaggtacatgtttctgtgtagtccaaaCGGttatcaatgactagccaatacGATTAGATTTCAGGCATAgtggtgaccgcgaactcgtcTAGGGCACgtctagtggatatcaatgaccaccagaaaGCAATgaatgtcatcgtcaacggaccgtttgtTAAACCACAGAAACTCCGCAACGGCTTAAACGAGTCATGGTCTCATAAACAAAGGTAGAGAAACATGGgaaagaaagacaggcaaATTTCagaatttactgtcgtcactggcgTTTGAACCCCAAACCATCGAGTGCTAGTCATTGTCGCTACCACAAATTTGTAGCCATTGATTTTTGTAATTTACTTAGAGATGTATCTCTCAAATACAGTAAACTAGCAATGCATACTTTCTATTTAGTATCTGCACTTACATCCACACTGGTGTCCATACATTCCAATCATACATTGTTGATCACAATTAGTTCCATTCCATCCTTGATCACACCGGCATCGACCACTGACGGTATCACAAACTCCATTCACACacttgcatgtctgtttgcaaTCCAGCCCCCAAGTTCCAGTCGGACAATTTCGATCGCAATCGTGACCATAGAAACCGGGTTTACACTTGCACGATCCATCGACAGGATTACACATACTGTTCGCTTTGTGGCAAGTGCAAGTGTATTGACAATTATCACCAAACTTTCCACTCACGCATGCTGTAAGACAACACAATTTTAGAAAGAGATTGAAGACGTTGAAAATTAGTGAATCTTTAGATAGTGTTATGCAACAATCTAGAAAACACGATTTTTACCTCTAACTTCATGTTCGTAATAAAATGGTTATTTCATCACAAAGACAAGTTTGACATTAGAAACGACACAAAGAGCGTTCACTAGGTAAAAATGGGGCACCAGAGCTGCATGAGGAATAAAAGGGCTTGGTCACCCTCAACTTAGAGGGACTGGAAGGCGGGCGCTTTAAGTGTTACGTAATTGTCAGATTATTTGATTATAGTTTATGTGCAGAATGTAATGCTGACTAGATATTTTTAGACTCAAACCCCCAACTCAAATTACGCTTCACCGCccctgtaaatatatatatatatatatatatatatatatatatataaaaggCCGTTTGAAACCGTTTTTGATAACAGAAAAATAGATAAATTAGAAAACGTGTTTGCATGATTGCAAAAATGGCTAGTTCTTGTCATTTTTTCTGCACACAGGTACAGTACGCAGGACTTTTTCCACTGGGTTTACTCGGTTTAAAAGTGCATAAAACTATTAAAATTTTTCGCATAAGATGATGCAACTACATGTATAGAGACAATATGTTCACACAGTTACATTACATACAGTTACATGATGTAGGAAATATATCCAGATATATATCCTGAGAATTGCGTGAAACGAGTATATGCGAGATTGAGCAAAAGCACCACCACACTCTCTATTATACGAGCGAACTAAAGTGTAAATGCCTTAAACTTGAACTGTGCTTTTCTCATATGTATAAAGATAATAGAAAGCTTTAAATAGTTGCCATCATGTGGATGTCGTATCTCAATGAGATTGCTGTCCTCGTATTTTCTTTTAATTTCCATATATGTAGCCGAAGATGATGATCTCTACCTGCTGCAGGGGGTTTGTACAAACCCCTCAAACTCTCTCTGCGTACGGGCATGGATTGTTCCACAAAGGAAGTAGGTATGTGTAGCAAAAGAATTGTTAAACCACTAAATCATTTTAATGACTTAAACGTACAAACATCCCTTTTCTGTAGGGGAATGTCCAAATGTTTATTGAAAAGTCAAAAATTCTAGTCAAGCGTAAACGAACTATTTTCACACAAAGCTTACGCTCGCTGCATAGTTTTCCTGTATATCCAGGTGTGCATTGACAGCTTCCGTCATCCTGATCACAAGTACCCAAGTTCTGACATGAACACGTGTGCTGACAAGATGGTCCCCACTTTCCCAGTAGACAAGTATTGTTGCATCTCGCTCCAAAATATCCCTGTCGATGAAAGTATaaaaaacaagaacaacagaGAGATCAGTAAACCTATTAAAGTGTATACTTATAAGTGACACTAGCTAATACATTTTGACATATACAAACTCCATTTTTCACATCGCAGACTTGAGTGTTGACATACGTAGAGCAGTTGCAAATCTAAAAGAAAAGTTTGCTCAGTTCAAAATTCAATCTTTATATACCAAATAATATTATAAGATAACACAATGCATTATACAGTATAATTATAATACAATCATTATCATGCAATACAAATCGTTTGTCTCTA of the Corticium candelabrum chromosome 2, ooCorCand1.1, whole genome shotgun sequence genome contains:
- the LOC134198267 gene encoding multiple epidermal growth factor-like domains protein 10, with translation MVIVCSHINGLCTCAVGYRGRLCDSLCAPGYYGVGCQKCNCSTHTSACNPFTGQCACFAGYGGERCDQRCGVGKYENTWGPQCANNCTCVNGTCDPVTGKCTCDVGFAGQNCNNPCSEGFFGKDCQLRCNCSERGSCHHITGECLCRPGYTDQHCLTTCDSIHCGLGCNQLCKCLHGTCDPFACDCNCKLGYIGKRCDQKCSSGMYGQDCKSNCLCHNLAKCDHVTGACTCPVGLTGTYCNTTCPEGKWGANCLHSCSCAHGNCDPMDGKCTCDVGYKGQKCDTQCSSGTFGLDCVEICNCSTYVNTQVCDVKNGVCICQNGYFGARCNNTCLLGKWGPSCQHTCSCQNLGTCDQDDGSCQCTPGYTGKLCSEPCVSGKFGDNCQYTCTCHKANSMCNPVDGSCKCKPGFYGHDCDRNCPTGTWGLDCKQTCKCVNGVCDTVSGRCRCDQGWNGTNCDQQCMIGMYGHQCGLRCRCDASAECNPVDGSCICAPGKQGKYCDQDCHGYYGHGCNARCPPCEGQNVIVPRDCHPLTGKCQCKPGWTGVLCQQPCKTGFFGIDCQQQCACKVGETCDRVTGKCTCTAGRTDSQCQRSCLRGWYGEHCLTRCRCAHNEECDRMSGVCVCDPGWQGTWCTEACDSNKWGKGCANSCNCRYGECNSVTGLCSCDDGYMGVRCDLPCDKTKWGPNCINSCDCAMHLACHPSDGECECPPGWTGDACENSCELGYYGWRCESVCNCVNGECDHVNGSCDCSIGYTGKMCEANCSENTFGDQCSFTCNCGQDQECDPKMGCYTPSFVYNANASKSDDGGSNSSRIGAIVGGVVCGVVLLLIIVFVVVVCRRLGKSDKFIISATYSSDKDEVAFTSNDTLEKEVDEQGGFDNPSFEEPKDNIYVKSGQQSTNSNSHHYEFDDSIPE